A stretch of Fibrobacter sp. DNA encodes these proteins:
- a CDS encoding putative DNA modification/repair radical SAM protein — translation MDVREKLRILSAAAKYDVSCSSSGSSRCAPPGGLGDACSAGICHTWAADGRCVSLLKVLLSNACKYDCAYCVNRRSNDVPRATFTPKELIQLTIEFYRRNYIEGLFLSSAVIKDPDYTMELLVKIARELRTVHRFGGYIHLKAIPGASARLLYEAGLYADRSSVNIEVPSDKSLQYLAPEKNFASVYAPMNFFAERKLEYKASVSRYTPSFLPAGQSTQMIVGASGESDYQILSLTSGFYNKQKLKRVYYSGYVPINADKRLPVLTTKPPLVREHRLYQADWLMRFYKFRYDEILDEAHPNLDLELDPKIGWALRHPEMFPVDIQHADYEMILRVPGIGVKSAQLIVSGRRFAKIRLEQLKKMGVVLKRAKYFIYHPDTPASLRRLYPEMVRPLLLPRPKSGQLDLFSNTPLALPA, via the coding sequence ATGGATGTTCGTGAAAAATTGCGGATTCTATCGGCGGCAGCCAAGTACGACGTATCCTGCTCCTCTAGCGGGTCCAGCCGCTGTGCGCCTCCTGGCGGGCTGGGTGACGCCTGCAGTGCCGGCATTTGCCACACCTGGGCCGCCGACGGGCGTTGCGTCTCACTTTTGAAGGTATTGCTCAGCAACGCCTGCAAGTACGACTGTGCCTATTGCGTGAACCGCCGGAGCAACGACGTTCCCCGGGCCACCTTTACGCCTAAAGAGCTTATCCAGCTGACCATAGAGTTTTATCGCCGGAACTATATCGAGGGCCTGTTCCTGAGCTCTGCAGTGATTAAAGATCCGGACTATACCATGGAACTTCTGGTGAAAATCGCCCGGGAGCTCCGGACAGTGCACCGCTTTGGTGGATACATCCACCTGAAGGCAATCCCGGGGGCTAGCGCCCGTCTCTTGTACGAGGCGGGTCTATATGCCGACCGGAGCAGCGTGAATATTGAGGTTCCTTCTGACAAGTCCCTGCAGTACCTCGCTCCCGAGAAGAACTTTGCCTCAGTATATGCGCCCATGAACTTCTTTGCTGAACGCAAACTGGAATACAAGGCTTCCGTAAGCCGTTACACTCCGAGTTTCTTGCCGGCGGGTCAGAGCACCCAGATGATCGTGGGGGCGTCGGGGGAGTCGGACTACCAGATTCTTTCCCTGACCTCGGGCTTTTACAACAAGCAAAAACTCAAGCGGGTCTACTATTCGGGCTATGTCCCTATCAATGCAGACAAGCGCCTGCCGGTGCTTACCACCAAGCCTCCTCTGGTTCGGGAACATCGGCTTTATCAGGCGGATTGGCTTATGCGGTTTTACAAGTTCCGCTATGACGAGATTCTGGACGAGGCCCATCCGAACCTGGACCTGGAGCTGGATCCGAAAATCGGCTGGGCGTTGCGCCATCCGGAAATGTTCCCGGTGGACATTCAGCATGCCGATTACGAGATGATTTTGCGCGTCCCGGGAATCGGCGTCAAGTCGGCCCAGCTTATCGTTTCGGGCCGTCGCTTTGCCAAAATCCGGCTGGAACAGCTGAAAAAGATGGGGGTGGTCCTTAAGCGGGCCAAGTACTTCATCTACCATCCGGACACTCCCGCAAGCCTGCGCAGGCTTTACCCCGAGATGGTGCGGCCCCTGCTCCTTCCGCGGCCCAAGTCCGGCCAGCTGGACTTGTTCAGCAACACCCCGCTGGCCCTGCCTGCATAA